From a single Asticcacaulis sp. MM231 genomic region:
- a CDS encoding DUF805 domain-containing protein: MAQHRYLVGANALFSPSGRINRLQFALNFWMFQIIYLLILLGVDMLPDAVSDELMSKIDQPVTWLTMVLTVLLYYAMFCLMAMRLHDVDLTAWLALVLFAGIAPNLIGVFGGPALAANEDLMINLSNLSTLGNLAVLISGLLLTFWPGMAGANPYGQSPNEITLPSCEISDR, translated from the coding sequence ATGGCCCAACATAGGTATCTTGTCGGCGCCAACGCCCTTTTTTCGCCGTCCGGGCGGATCAACCGGCTGCAATTCGCGCTCAATTTCTGGATGTTCCAGATCATCTATCTGCTGATCCTGCTCGGCGTCGACATGCTGCCCGACGCCGTGAGCGACGAACTTATGTCAAAGATCGACCAGCCGGTCACCTGGCTGACCATGGTACTGACCGTGCTGCTTTACTACGCCATGTTCTGCCTGATGGCGATGCGCTTGCATGATGTCGACCTGACCGCCTGGCTGGCGCTCGTCCTCTTCGCCGGTATCGCCCCCAATCTGATCGGCGTGTTCGGCGGCCCGGCTTTGGCCGCCAACGAAGACCTGATGATCAACCTTTCCAATCTCTCCACGCTCGGCAATCTAGCGGTGCTGATCTCCGGCCTTCTGCTGACCTTCTGGCCAGGCATGGCGGGGGCCAATCCTTATGGGCAAAGCCCGAACGAAATTACTTTACCGAGTTGCGAAATTTCTGACCGTTAA
- the hisF gene encoding imidazole glycerol phosphate synthase subunit HisF, with protein sequence MLARRIIPCLDVKDGKVVKGVQFVGHEILGDAVDMALRYRDEGADELVLYDITASSEGRTVDYNWVSQIARALDIPFCVAGGIRSAEQAVKCLNSGADKVSINSPALERPDLINELAEMAGSQCVVVGIDSRETDGDYFVHQYSGDPDKIRTVGRRTLDWVVEAKQRGAGEIVLNCMNQDGVRKGYDIKQLRLVRDLIDIPLVASGGAGALEHFEDVFNQADVSGALAASVFHKKIIAIPDLKRDLRAAGIVVRL encoded by the coding sequence ATGTTGGCTAGACGCATTATCCCCTGTCTCGATGTCAAGGACGGCAAGGTCGTCAAGGGCGTGCAGTTTGTCGGCCACGAAATTCTCGGTGACGCCGTCGATATGGCCCTGCGCTACCGTGATGAAGGCGCCGACGAACTGGTGCTTTATGACATCACGGCATCCAGCGAAGGCCGCACGGTCGATTACAACTGGGTGTCGCAGATCGCCCGCGCGCTCGATATTCCGTTTTGCGTGGCCGGCGGCATCCGCAGTGCTGAGCAGGCCGTGAAATGTCTGAACAGCGGCGCCGACAAGGTGTCGATCAATTCCCCGGCGCTGGAACGTCCTGACCTGATCAACGAACTGGCCGAGATGGCCGGCTCGCAGTGCGTGGTGGTCGGGATCGACAGCCGCGAAACCGATGGCGACTATTTTGTGCACCAGTATTCCGGCGATCCGGACAAGATCCGCACGGTGGGGCGTCGCACCCTCGACTGGGTGGTCGAGGCCAAACAGCGCGGCGCCGGCGAGATTGTGCTCAACTGCATGAACCAGGACGGCGTGCGCAAGGGCTATGATATCAAGCAGTTGCGTCTGGTGCGCGATCTGATCGACATTCCTCTGGTGGCTTCCGGTGGCGCCGGCGCCCTGGAACACTTCGAGGACGTATTCAACCAGGCCGACGTGTCCGGCGCGCTGGCCGCCAGTGTGTTCCACAAGAAAATTATTGCCATTCCGGATTTGAAGCGTGATCTTCGCGCCGCTGGAATTGTGGTACGACTGTAA
- the hisIE gene encoding bifunctional phosphoribosyl-AMP cyclohydrolase/phosphoribosyl-ATP diphosphatase HisIE has protein sequence MPEAHKLPNALTIKDIDQIDFAKEGGLVPAVVQHADTLQVLMLGYMNAEALKATLQGGLVTFWSRSKNRLWKKGETSGDTLELDHILTDCDEDALLVYARPNGPTCHTKTTSCFGTETAPGIGFMGHLAHVVKDRAKAPPADSYTARLMQKGVAKIAQKVGEEGLETALAGRAGDLDELHNEAADLLYHLEVLLMARDTKLENVLETLRERHRG, from the coding sequence ATGCCCGAAGCTCACAAACTGCCGAACGCCCTGACCATCAAGGATATCGACCAGATCGATTTCGCCAAGGAAGGCGGACTGGTGCCCGCTGTCGTGCAGCACGCCGACACGCTCCAGGTGCTGATGCTCGGCTATATGAACGCCGAAGCGCTGAAAGCCACCCTGCAAGGCGGTCTCGTCACCTTCTGGTCGCGCTCGAAAAACCGCCTGTGGAAGAAGGGCGAGACCTCCGGCGACACGCTTGAGCTCGACCACATCCTGACCGATTGCGACGAGGACGCCCTGCTGGTCTATGCTCGTCCGAACGGCCCGACCTGCCACACCAAAACCACCTCCTGCTTTGGCACCGAAACCGCACCGGGTATCGGCTTCATGGGCCATCTGGCGCATGTGGTGAAGGATCGCGCCAAGGCGCCGCCCGCCGATAGCTATACCGCCCGCCTAATGCAGAAGGGCGTCGCCAAAATCGCCCAGAAGGTTGGCGAGGAAGGTCTGGAGACGGCCCTGGCCGGCCGCGCCGGTGATCTCGACGAACTGCACAACGAAGCCGCCGACCTGCTTTATCACCTCGAAGTTCTGTTGATGGCGCGCGACACCAAGCTGGAAAACGTGCTCGAAACCTTACGCGAACGCCATCGCGGCTAG
- a CDS encoding DUF805 domain-containing protein: MIGFLFSPTGRISCTQFFSAIALVMLTMLVIGFGLGTLPALDAPLILSALWIVLTWPLACALIKRLHDTGRSATWLWLLAPQVAMAIASLAVGGFMPGFVLWIMNMIGILSNTLCWGLILFLAVRTGDVGDNAYGADPHDQRGAIAANLQ; the protein is encoded by the coding sequence ATGATCGGTTTTCTCTTTTCCCCGACCGGCCGCATAAGCTGCACGCAGTTTTTCAGCGCCATCGCGCTTGTCATGCTGACCATGCTCGTGATCGGCTTTGGCCTCGGCACCCTGCCGGCGCTAGATGCGCCCCTGATCCTGAGCGCCCTGTGGATCGTGCTGACCTGGCCGCTGGCCTGCGCCCTGATCAAGCGGCTGCATGATACCGGCCGCTCAGCCACATGGCTCTGGCTGTTGGCCCCGCAGGTCGCCATGGCGATCGCCTCGCTGGCCGTCGGCGGATTCATGCCGGGTTTTGTTCTGTGGATCATGAATATGATAGGCATCCTCAGCAATACCCTGTGCTGGGGCCTGATCCTGTTCCTGGCGGTCCGCACCGGTGACGTCGGCGATAATGCCTATGGTGCCGATCCGCACGACCAGCGTGGTGCAATTGCCGCAAATCTACAATAA